The Antedon mediterranea chromosome 7, ecAntMedi1.1, whole genome shotgun sequence genome has a segment encoding these proteins:
- the LOC140054181 gene encoding arylsulfatase J-like, translating into MSLKMLLCLLLFTILGSVKANNKQPHIILIVADDLGWNDVSFHGSGQIPTPNIDQLAYEGVILSNYYVQHICTPTRSALLTGRHPIHTGLFHGTIGGANPYGLRPNETTIAEHLRTLGYSNHIVGKWHLGHFAEEYLPMQRGFDTAFGYYLGKEDYFEHTSDLHADNKLLWGFDFHKNGRVYKPVFGQYSTEIFTEQAENIIRDHVNSTKPLFLYLPYQAVHSGNPDQILQAPQKYIDRFPDIGDDDRQIFAAMVSALDDGVGNVTRTLKSTGLYENSVIIFTTDNGGPANGFDGNCASNEPLRGSKHTLWEGGVRGVGLVNSPLLKKPGRVSKELIHVCDWFPTIYQLAGGDDRNLKNIYGMNQWDTVSSGKQSPRVEILHNIDTVGNYSALRKGDYKLVVNSFKPNDWNDWYPTKGKQKVNPDQRATRVECLPKPDNATTNCQPFKAPCLFNVKHDPCEYYNIADSHPEIVSELKSRLDEILPTVVPAANVDADLNADPKLHGGNWVPWIKLQQDTNNIRV; encoded by the exons ATG TCGCTGAAGATGTTattatgtttgttattgtttacaattttaggTTCTGTAAAAGCAAATAACAAACAACCTCACATTATTCTAATTGTGGCCGATGATTTA GGATGGAATGATGTTAGTTTCCATGGTTCTGGTCAGATTCCAACACCAAATATTGACCAGTTGGCGTATGAAGGTGTCATCCTGTCCAACTACTATGTACAGCACATCTGCACACCAACTCGTAGCGCTCTTCTGACGGGTCGGCATCCAATCCACACCG GCCTGTTTCATGGAACAATTGGAGGAGCAAATCCCTATGGTCTGAGACCTAATGAGACCACCATTGCAGAGCACTTGCGCACACTTGGGTATTCAAACCACATAGTGGGAAAG TGGCACCTAGGTCATTTTGCAGAGGAGTACTTGCCAATGCAACGAGGGTTTGATACAGCCTTCGGATACTACCTTGGAAAGGAGGATTATTTTGAGCACACTTCAGATCTTCATGCCGACAACAAATTG CTATGGGGGTTTGATTTTCATAAAAATGGCAGAGTTTACAAGCCTGTGTTCGGCCAATATTCTACTGAAATATTTACAGAGCAAGCGGAAAACATTATTAGGGATCATGTCAATTCAACAAAG CCTTTGTTCCTATATCTACCTTACCAAGCTGTCCACAGTGGTAACCCAGATCAGATATTACAGGCTCCACAAAAATACATTGATAGATTTCCAGATATAGGTGATGACGACAGACAAATATTTGCAG CTATGGTGTCTGCATTAGATGATGGCGTTGGCAACGTAACAAGAACCTTAAAATCCACTGGTCTTTATGAAAACTCTGTAATTATCTTCACCACCGACAATGGTGGGCCAGCAAATGGTTTTGATGGAAACTGTGCCAGTAATGAACCACTGCGGGGCTCCAAGCACACTTTATGGGAAGGGGGCGTGCGTGGGGTTGGCTTGGTCAATAGCCCTTTGTTGAAAAAGCCAGGAAGAGTATCAAAAGAATTGATACATGTTTGTGATTGGTTCCCAACGATATACCAGTTAGCAGGAGGTGATGACAGGAACTTGAAGAACATATATGGCATGAATCAGTGGGACACAGTTTCAAG TGGAAAACAAAGCCCTCGGGTGGAGATCCTGCATAATATTGACACTGTTGGGAACTACTCTGCACTGAGAAAAGGTGATTACAAGTTGGTTGTCAATAGCTTTAAGCCTAATGATTGGAATGATTGGTATCCAACAAAAGGCAAACAAAAAG TAAACCCAGATCAAAGAGCTACACGAGTTGAATGTCTTCCTAAGCCTGATAATGCTACAACAAACTGCCAGCCATTTAAAGCACCGTGCCTCTTCAATGTTAAACATGACCCATGTGAATATTACAACATTGCAGATAGCCATCCAG AAATTGTCTCAGAACTGAAGTCAAGGCTTGATGAAATTCTTCCTACCGTTGTACCTGCTGCCAATGTAGATGCAGATTTAAATGCAGACCCCAAGTTACATGGTGGCAACTGGGTTCCATGGATAAAACTACAGCAAGATACCAATAATATACGAGTTTGA
- the LOC140054502 gene encoding arylsulfatase J-like isoform X2 has translation MKMLTTSEGRLFSVFLTVFCVWIVTAQKQPNIIFIVADDLGWNDVSFHGSEQIPTPNIDKLAYEGVILFNYYVQPICTPTRSAIMTGRHPIHTGLFHSVITAAQPDGLRPNETTIPEHLRQLGYENHMVGKWHLGHFAKEYLPINRGFDSSFGYYLGKEDYWEHTSSFNFSKHAFWGYDFHKNGEVYKPEFGQYSTELYADAAINILKNHDTSKPLFLYLPFQAVHSANEDDPLQAPQKYIDRFPYIQNKQRKVYAAMVSALDDAVGNVTASLKETGLYNNSVIFFTTDNGGPVCGFDYNCASNFPLRGVKATLWEGGVRGVGLVNSPFLKKPGRISEDLVHVCDWLPTIYHLAGGDTSKLKNLDGYNQWETISSGVTSPRKEVIHNIDTVGNFSAIRMGDYKLVVNSNYNGSWDGWYPTKDEDEDFVIPVNVNPQAAVVHCPPKPPDVETNCQPFKAPCLFNIRNDACEYINIAAQHPDIVSKLQARIAELLPTVVPAANKPEDVNADPRLHGGNWVPWINLTQFNEV, from the exons ATGAAAATGTTGACCACCAGTGAAGGACGCTTATTCTCAGTATTTCTAACtgttttttgtgtgtggatTGTCACTGCCCAGAAacaaccaaatattatatttattgttgcTGATGACTTG GGATGGAATGATGTGAGTTTCCATGGCTCAGAACAGATTCCAACACCAAATATTGATAAGTTAGCATACGAAGGAGTTATTCTCTTCAATTACTATGTGCAGCCAATTTGTACCCCAACACGTAGTGCAATAATGACAGGCAGACATCCTATACATACAG GCTTATTTCATAGTGTAATAACGGCTGCCCAGCCAGATGGACTTAGGCCAAATGAGACCACTATCCCTGAACACTTACGCCAACTTGGTTATGAAAACCACATGGTTGGCAAG TGGCATTTAGGTCATTTTGCCAAAGAATATCTCCCAATAAATCGAGGATTTGATTCAAGTTTTGGATATTACCTAGGAAAAGAGGACTATTGGGAACACACCTCCTCATTCAACTTCTCCAAG CATGCATTCTGGGGATATGACTTCCATAAGAATGGTGAAGTGTACAAACCTGAATTTGGACAGTATTCTACTGAGCTCTACGCAGATGCAGCTATAAATATTTTGAAGAACCATGACACTTCAAAG CCACTGTTCTTGTATTTGCCATTCCAAGCTGTTCATAGTGCCAATGAAGATGATCCATTACAGGCTCCTCAGAAGTATATCGATAGATTCCCATACATACAAAATAAGCAAAGAAAAGTATATGCTG caATGGTTTCGGCACTTGATGATGCTGTTGGAAATGTCACTGCCAGTTTAAAAGAGACCGGACTCTACAATAATTCAGTAATCTTTTTCACGACTGACAACGGCGGCCCCGTTTGTGGGTTCGACTACAACTGTGCAAGTAACTTCCCTCTACGTGGCGTCAAAGCAACTTTGTGGGAGGGAGGTGTTCGCGGTGTTGGTTTGGTTAATAGTCCTTTCTTAAAGAAACCTGGTAGAATTTCTGAAGACCTTGTGCATGTCTGTGACTGGTTGCCAACGATTTATCACTTGGCTGGTGGAGATACAAGTAAACTAAAGAACTTGGATGGATACAACCAGTGGGAAACTATATCAAG TGGTGTGACAAGCCCAAGAAAAGAGGTCATTCACAATATTGATACAGTTGGCAACTTCTCAGCCATCAGGATGGGAGACTATAAGCTTGTTGTCAATAGCAACTACAATGGATCATGGGATGGCTGGTATCCAACTAAAGACGAGGATGAAG ACTTTGTAATACCCGTAAATGTAAACCCGCAAGCAGCTGTAGTGCACTGTCCACCAAAGCCACCAGATGTAGAGACAAACTGTCAGCCATTCAAAGCACCATGTTTGTTCAATATTAGAAATGATGCTTGTGAATATATCAACATTGCTGCGCAACATCCAG ACATTGTTTCCAAACTGCAAGCCAGGATAGCTGAACTTCTACCAACAGTGGTACCAGCAGCTAACAAGCCTGAAGATGTCAATGCTGATCCCAGATTACATGGAGGAAACTGGGTTCCTTGGATAAATCTAACACAATTTAACGAAGTGTAA
- the LOC140054502 gene encoding arylsulfatase I-like isoform X1, whose translation MKMLTTSEGRLFSVFLTVFCVWIVTAQKQPNIIFIVADDLGWNDVSFHGSEQIPTPNIDKLAYEGVILFNYYVQPICTPTRSAIMTGRHPIHTGLYHNVIMGQEPFGLRPNETTVAQYLHDLNYSTVMIGKWHLGFFAKEYTPTYRGFDYHLGYYTGKEDYFVHTSNEHIAGDKHAFWGYDFHKNGEVYKPEFGQYSTELYADAAINILKNHDTSKPLFLYLPFQAVHSANEDDPLQAPQKYIDRFPYIQNKQRKVYAAMVSALDDAVGNVTASLKETGLYNNSVIFFTTDNGGPVCGFDYNCASNFPLRGVKATLWEGGVRGVGLVNSPFLKKPGRISEDLVHVCDWLPTIYHLAGGDTSKLKNLDGYNQWETISSGVTSPRKEVIHNIDTVGNFSAIRMGDYKLVVNSNYNGSWDGWYPTKDEDEDFVIPVNVNPQAAVVHCPPKPPDVETNCQPFKAPCLFNIRNDACEYINIAAQHPDIVSKLQARIAELLPTVVPAANKPEDVNADPRLHGGNWVPWINLTQFNEV comes from the exons ATGAAAATGTTGACCACCAGTGAAGGACGCTTATTCTCAGTATTTCTAACtgttttttgtgtgtggatTGTCACTGCCCAGAAacaaccaaatattatatttattgttgcTGATGACTTG GGATGGAATGATGTGAGTTTCCATGGCTCAGAACAGATTCCAACACCAAATATTGATAAGTTAGCATACGAAGGAGTTATTCTCTTCAATTACTATGTGCAGCCAATTTGTACCCCAACACGTAGTGCAATAATGACAGGCAGACATCCTATACATACAG GATTGTATCATAACGTTATTATGGGTCAAGAGCCATTTGGCCTCAGACCAAATGAGACCACTGTTGCTCAGTATCTTCATGACTTAAATTATTCCACAGTAATGATTGGAAAG TGGCATTTAGGATTCTTTGCCAAAGAGTACACGCCCACGTATCGTGGCTTTGACTACCATTTGGGCTACTACACGGGTAAAGAAGATTACTTTGTGCATACATCAAATGAACACATTGCAGGAGATAAA CATGCATTCTGGGGATATGACTTCCATAAGAATGGTGAAGTGTACAAACCTGAATTTGGACAGTATTCTACTGAGCTCTACGCAGATGCAGCTATAAATATTTTGAAGAACCATGACACTTCAAAG CCACTGTTCTTGTATTTGCCATTCCAAGCTGTTCATAGTGCCAATGAAGATGATCCATTACAGGCTCCTCAGAAGTATATCGATAGATTCCCATACATACAAAATAAGCAAAGAAAAGTATATGCTG caATGGTTTCGGCACTTGATGATGCTGTTGGAAATGTCACTGCCAGTTTAAAAGAGACCGGACTCTACAATAATTCAGTAATCTTTTTCACGACTGACAACGGCGGCCCCGTTTGTGGGTTCGACTACAACTGTGCAAGTAACTTCCCTCTACGTGGCGTCAAAGCAACTTTGTGGGAGGGAGGTGTTCGCGGTGTTGGTTTGGTTAATAGTCCTTTCTTAAAGAAACCTGGTAGAATTTCTGAAGACCTTGTGCATGTCTGTGACTGGTTGCCAACGATTTATCACTTGGCTGGTGGAGATACAAGTAAACTAAAGAACTTGGATGGATACAACCAGTGGGAAACTATATCAAG TGGTGTGACAAGCCCAAGAAAAGAGGTCATTCACAATATTGATACAGTTGGCAACTTCTCAGCCATCAGGATGGGAGACTATAAGCTTGTTGTCAATAGCAACTACAATGGATCATGGGATGGCTGGTATCCAACTAAAGACGAGGATGAAG ACTTTGTAATACCCGTAAATGTAAACCCGCAAGCAGCTGTAGTGCACTGTCCACCAAAGCCACCAGATGTAGAGACAAACTGTCAGCCATTCAAAGCACCATGTTTGTTCAATATTAGAAATGATGCTTGTGAATATATCAACATTGCTGCGCAACATCCAG ACATTGTTTCCAAACTGCAAGCCAGGATAGCTGAACTTCTACCAACAGTGGTACCAGCAGCTAACAAGCCTGAAGATGTCAATGCTGATCCCAGATTACATGGAGGAAACTGGGTTCCTTGGATAAATCTAACACAATTTAACGAAGTGTAA
- the LOC140054502 gene encoding arylsulfatase I-like isoform X3: protein MTGRHPIHTGLYHNVIMGQEPFGLRPNETTVAQYLHDLNYSTVMIGKWHLGFFAKEYTPTYRGFDYHLGYYTGKEDYFVHTSNEHIAGDKHAFWGYDFHKNGEVYKPEFGQYSTELYADAAINILKNHDTSKPLFLYLPFQAVHSANEDDPLQAPQKYIDRFPYIQNKQRKVYAAMVSALDDAVGNVTASLKETGLYNNSVIFFTTDNGGPVCGFDYNCASNFPLRGVKATLWEGGVRGVGLVNSPFLKKPGRISEDLVHVCDWLPTIYHLAGGDTSKLKNLDGYNQWETISSGVTSPRKEVIHNIDTVGNFSAIRMGDYKLVVNSNYNGSWDGWYPTKDEDEDFVIPVNVNPQAAVVHCPPKPPDVETNCQPFKAPCLFNIRNDACEYINIAAQHPDIVSKLQARIAELLPTVVPAANKPEDVNADPRLHGGNWVPWINLTQFNEV from the exons ATGACAGGCAGACATCCTATACATACAG GATTGTATCATAACGTTATTATGGGTCAAGAGCCATTTGGCCTCAGACCAAATGAGACCACTGTTGCTCAGTATCTTCATGACTTAAATTATTCCACAGTAATGATTGGAAAG TGGCATTTAGGATTCTTTGCCAAAGAGTACACGCCCACGTATCGTGGCTTTGACTACCATTTGGGCTACTACACGGGTAAAGAAGATTACTTTGTGCATACATCAAATGAACACATTGCAGGAGATAAA CATGCATTCTGGGGATATGACTTCCATAAGAATGGTGAAGTGTACAAACCTGAATTTGGACAGTATTCTACTGAGCTCTACGCAGATGCAGCTATAAATATTTTGAAGAACCATGACACTTCAAAG CCACTGTTCTTGTATTTGCCATTCCAAGCTGTTCATAGTGCCAATGAAGATGATCCATTACAGGCTCCTCAGAAGTATATCGATAGATTCCCATACATACAAAATAAGCAAAGAAAAGTATATGCTG caATGGTTTCGGCACTTGATGATGCTGTTGGAAATGTCACTGCCAGTTTAAAAGAGACCGGACTCTACAATAATTCAGTAATCTTTTTCACGACTGACAACGGCGGCCCCGTTTGTGGGTTCGACTACAACTGTGCAAGTAACTTCCCTCTACGTGGCGTCAAAGCAACTTTGTGGGAGGGAGGTGTTCGCGGTGTTGGTTTGGTTAATAGTCCTTTCTTAAAGAAACCTGGTAGAATTTCTGAAGACCTTGTGCATGTCTGTGACTGGTTGCCAACGATTTATCACTTGGCTGGTGGAGATACAAGTAAACTAAAGAACTTGGATGGATACAACCAGTGGGAAACTATATCAAG TGGTGTGACAAGCCCAAGAAAAGAGGTCATTCACAATATTGATACAGTTGGCAACTTCTCAGCCATCAGGATGGGAGACTATAAGCTTGTTGTCAATAGCAACTACAATGGATCATGGGATGGCTGGTATCCAACTAAAGACGAGGATGAAG ACTTTGTAATACCCGTAAATGTAAACCCGCAAGCAGCTGTAGTGCACTGTCCACCAAAGCCACCAGATGTAGAGACAAACTGTCAGCCATTCAAAGCACCATGTTTGTTCAATATTAGAAATGATGCTTGTGAATATATCAACATTGCTGCGCAACATCCAG ACATTGTTTCCAAACTGCAAGCCAGGATAGCTGAACTTCTACCAACAGTGGTACCAGCAGCTAACAAGCCTGAAGATGTCAATGCTGATCCCAGATTACATGGAGGAAACTGGGTTCCTTGGATAAATCTAACACAATTTAACGAAGTGTAA
- the LOC140054502 gene encoding arylsulfatase I-like isoform X4: MGQEPFGLRPNETTVAQYLHDLNYSTVMIGKWHLGFFAKEYTPTYRGFDYHLGYYTGKEDYFVHTSNEHIAGDKHAFWGYDFHKNGEVYKPEFGQYSTELYADAAINILKNHDTSKPLFLYLPFQAVHSANEDDPLQAPQKYIDRFPYIQNKQRKVYAAMVSALDDAVGNVTASLKETGLYNNSVIFFTTDNGGPVCGFDYNCASNFPLRGVKATLWEGGVRGVGLVNSPFLKKPGRISEDLVHVCDWLPTIYHLAGGDTSKLKNLDGYNQWETISSGVTSPRKEVIHNIDTVGNFSAIRMGDYKLVVNSNYNGSWDGWYPTKDEDEDFVIPVNVNPQAAVVHCPPKPPDVETNCQPFKAPCLFNIRNDACEYINIAAQHPDIVSKLQARIAELLPTVVPAANKPEDVNADPRLHGGNWVPWINLTQFNEV; encoded by the exons ATGGGTCAAGAGCCATTTGGCCTCAGACCAAATGAGACCACTGTTGCTCAGTATCTTCATGACTTAAATTATTCCACAGTAATGATTGGAAAG TGGCATTTAGGATTCTTTGCCAAAGAGTACACGCCCACGTATCGTGGCTTTGACTACCATTTGGGCTACTACACGGGTAAAGAAGATTACTTTGTGCATACATCAAATGAACACATTGCAGGAGATAAA CATGCATTCTGGGGATATGACTTCCATAAGAATGGTGAAGTGTACAAACCTGAATTTGGACAGTATTCTACTGAGCTCTACGCAGATGCAGCTATAAATATTTTGAAGAACCATGACACTTCAAAG CCACTGTTCTTGTATTTGCCATTCCAAGCTGTTCATAGTGCCAATGAAGATGATCCATTACAGGCTCCTCAGAAGTATATCGATAGATTCCCATACATACAAAATAAGCAAAGAAAAGTATATGCTG caATGGTTTCGGCACTTGATGATGCTGTTGGAAATGTCACTGCCAGTTTAAAAGAGACCGGACTCTACAATAATTCAGTAATCTTTTTCACGACTGACAACGGCGGCCCCGTTTGTGGGTTCGACTACAACTGTGCAAGTAACTTCCCTCTACGTGGCGTCAAAGCAACTTTGTGGGAGGGAGGTGTTCGCGGTGTTGGTTTGGTTAATAGTCCTTTCTTAAAGAAACCTGGTAGAATTTCTGAAGACCTTGTGCATGTCTGTGACTGGTTGCCAACGATTTATCACTTGGCTGGTGGAGATACAAGTAAACTAAAGAACTTGGATGGATACAACCAGTGGGAAACTATATCAAG TGGTGTGACAAGCCCAAGAAAAGAGGTCATTCACAATATTGATACAGTTGGCAACTTCTCAGCCATCAGGATGGGAGACTATAAGCTTGTTGTCAATAGCAACTACAATGGATCATGGGATGGCTGGTATCCAACTAAAGACGAGGATGAAG ACTTTGTAATACCCGTAAATGTAAACCCGCAAGCAGCTGTAGTGCACTGTCCACCAAAGCCACCAGATGTAGAGACAAACTGTCAGCCATTCAAAGCACCATGTTTGTTCAATATTAGAAATGATGCTTGTGAATATATCAACATTGCTGCGCAACATCCAG ACATTGTTTCCAAACTGCAAGCCAGGATAGCTGAACTTCTACCAACAGTGGTACCAGCAGCTAACAAGCCTGAAGATGTCAATGCTGATCCCAGATTACATGGAGGAAACTGGGTTCCTTGGATAAATCTAACACAATTTAACGAAGTGTAA